One genomic region from Streptomyces sp. NBC_01431 encodes:
- a CDS encoding APC family permease → MSKLTDVPKRILIGRALRSDKLGETLLPKRIALPVFASDPLSSVAYAPGEVLLVLSVAGVSAYHFSPWIAVAVVVLMFTVVASYRQNVHAYPSGGGDYEVATTNLGPKAGLTVASALLVDYVLTVAVSIASGIENLGSAIPFVVEHKVLCAVAVIVLLTLMNLRGVKESGKLFAIPTYVFVAGVFIMIAWGAYRGLVMGDTMKAPTADYTVKAEHQGLAGFALVFLLLRAFSSGCAALTGVEAISNGVPAFRKPKSKNAASTLALMGGLAVTMFCGIIALAMTTHVRMAEKPGEDLLHNGTPLGSGYVQNPVISQVAEAVFGNGSFLFIVLAAATALVLFLAANTAYNGFPLLGSILAQDRYLPRQLHTRGDRLAFSNGIVLLAGAAVLLVVIYGADSTRLIQLYIVGVFVSFTLSQTGMVRHWNRHLATESDPAKRRRMIRSRAINAFGAFFTGLVLVVVLATKFTHGAWVALLGMVIFYGTMTAIRKHYDRVSEEIAAPDEPSDDSLRPSRVHSIVLVSKVHRPTLRALAYAKLMRSDQLEALSISVDPAETKALQAEWERRGINVPLKILDSPYREITRPIIEYVKGLRRESPRDAVSVFIPEYVVGHWYEHLLHNQSALRLKGRLLFTPGVMVTSVPYQLESSEAAKKRARRRADWDAPGSVRRGPVARPKEPSNKS, encoded by the coding sequence GTGTCCAAACTGACCGACGTGCCCAAACGGATCCTGATCGGCCGGGCGCTGCGCAGCGACAAGCTGGGAGAAACGCTCCTCCCCAAGCGCATCGCACTCCCCGTCTTTGCCTCCGACCCGCTCTCGTCCGTTGCGTACGCACCCGGAGAAGTACTCCTGGTGCTCTCCGTGGCGGGTGTGTCGGCGTACCACTTCAGCCCCTGGATCGCGGTCGCGGTCGTGGTGCTGATGTTCACCGTGGTCGCCTCCTACCGGCAGAACGTGCACGCCTACCCGAGCGGCGGCGGTGACTACGAGGTCGCCACCACCAACCTCGGCCCCAAGGCCGGACTCACCGTCGCGAGCGCCCTGCTGGTCGACTACGTGCTGACCGTGGCCGTGTCCATCGCCTCCGGCATCGAGAACCTCGGCTCCGCGATCCCCTTCGTGGTCGAGCACAAGGTGCTCTGCGCCGTCGCGGTGATCGTGCTGCTCACCCTGATGAACCTGCGGGGCGTCAAGGAGTCGGGCAAGCTCTTCGCGATCCCGACGTACGTCTTCGTCGCGGGCGTCTTCATCATGATCGCCTGGGGCGCCTACCGCGGCCTCGTCATGGGCGACACCATGAAGGCCCCCACCGCCGACTACACGGTCAAGGCCGAGCACCAGGGCCTGGCCGGCTTCGCCCTCGTCTTCCTCCTGCTGCGCGCGTTCTCCTCCGGCTGCGCGGCGCTCACCGGCGTCGAGGCCATCAGCAATGGTGTCCCCGCCTTCCGCAAGCCCAAGTCCAAGAACGCCGCCAGCACCCTGGCCCTCATGGGCGGCCTCGCCGTCACCATGTTCTGCGGCATCATCGCGCTCGCCATGACCACCCACGTGCGGATGGCCGAGAAGCCCGGCGAGGACCTGCTGCACAACGGCACGCCGCTCGGCTCGGGATACGTCCAGAACCCGGTCATCTCGCAGGTCGCCGAAGCCGTGTTCGGCAACGGCAGCTTCCTGTTCATCGTGCTCGCCGCGGCCACCGCGCTGGTCCTCTTCCTGGCCGCGAACACCGCGTACAACGGCTTCCCGCTGCTCGGCTCGATCCTCGCCCAGGACCGCTACCTGCCCCGCCAGCTGCACACCCGCGGCGACCGCCTCGCCTTCTCCAACGGCATCGTGCTGCTCGCCGGCGCCGCGGTCCTGCTCGTCGTGATCTACGGCGCGGACTCGACCCGGCTGATCCAGCTGTACATCGTCGGCGTCTTCGTCTCGTTCACGCTCAGCCAGACCGGCATGGTCCGTCACTGGAACCGCCACCTGGCCACCGAGAGCGACCCGGCCAAGCGCCGCCGCATGATCCGCTCGCGGGCGATCAACGCCTTCGGCGCGTTCTTCACGGGCCTGGTGCTCGTGGTCGTCCTGGCGACGAAGTTCACCCACGGCGCCTGGGTCGCGCTGCTCGGCATGGTGATCTTCTACGGAACGATGACCGCGATCCGCAAGCACTATGACCGGGTCTCCGAGGAGATCGCGGCTCCCGACGAGCCCTCCGACGACAGCCTGCGGCCTTCCCGGGTCCACTCGATCGTCCTGGTCTCCAAGGTCCACCGTCCCACCCTGCGCGCGCTCGCCTACGCCAAGCTGATGCGCTCGGACCAGCTGGAAGCGCTGTCGATCTCGGTCGACCCGGCCGAGACGAAGGCCCTCCAGGCGGAGTGGGAGCGGCGCGGCATCAACGTACCGCTGAAGATCCTCGACTCCCCGTACCGCGAGATCACCCGGCCGATCATCGAGTACGTCAAGGGCCTGCGCCGCGAGAGCCCGCGCGACGCGGTCAGCGTGTTCATCCCCGAATACGTGGTCGGCCACTGGTACGAGCACCTGCTCCACAACCAGAGCGCCCTGCGGCTCAAGGGCCGTCTGCTGTTCACCCCGGGCGTCATGGTGACCTCCGTGCCCTACCAGCTGGAGTCCTCCGAGGCCGCGAAGAAGCGGGCCCGCAGGCGGGCGGACTGGGACGCGCCGGGTTCGGTGCGCCGCGGGCCGGTGGCCCGGCCCAAGGAGCCCAGCAACAAGAGCTGA
- a CDS encoding potassium channel family protein, whose protein sequence is MHIVIMGCGRVGAALAQTLEQQGHTVAVIDQDPTAFRRLGSGFGGRRVTGVGFDQDTLREAGIEEAGAFAAVSSGDNSNIIAARVAREMFGIENVAARIYDPRRAEVYQRLGIPTVATVSWTADQMLRRLLPSGAEPLWRDPSGGVQLAEVHTSTAWVGHKISKLQEETGVRVAFLTRLGEAVLPTSRTVLQEGDLVHVMMRTDEVEKVEAAFAQGPEEGGH, encoded by the coding sequence GTGCACATCGTCATCATGGGCTGCGGGCGAGTGGGAGCCGCTCTCGCGCAGACCCTGGAACAGCAGGGGCACACGGTCGCGGTGATCGACCAGGACCCCACGGCCTTCCGTCGGCTGGGTTCCGGCTTCGGCGGGCGCCGGGTCACGGGTGTCGGCTTCGACCAGGACACCCTGCGCGAGGCGGGCATCGAGGAGGCCGGCGCGTTCGCGGCGGTCTCCAGCGGCGACAACTCCAACATCATCGCGGCCCGGGTGGCCCGCGAGATGTTCGGCATCGAGAACGTGGCGGCGCGGATCTACGACCCGCGCCGTGCCGAGGTGTACCAGCGTCTGGGCATCCCGACGGTCGCCACGGTCAGCTGGACCGCCGACCAGATGCTGCGGCGGCTGCTGCCGTCCGGGGCGGAGCCGCTGTGGCGCGACCCGAGCGGTGGCGTGCAGCTGGCCGAGGTGCACACCTCGACGGCCTGGGTCGGCCACAAGATCAGCAAGTTGCAGGAGGAGACCGGCGTGCGTGTCGCGTTCCTCACCCGGCTGGGCGAAGCGGTGCTGCCGACGTCCCGGACGGTGTTGCAGGAGGGCGACCTGGTGCACGTGATGATGCGTACCGACGAGGTCGAAAAGGTCGAGGCGGCGTTCGCCCAGGGCCCCGAGGAAGGCGGTCACTGA
- a CDS encoding potassium channel family protein — MRVAIAGAGAVGRSIAGELLENGHEVLLVDKAPTAISVERVPLAEWLLADACEITSLDEAALQRCNVVIAATGDDKVNLVVSLLAKTEYGVPRVVARVNNPKNEWLFNESWGVDVAVSTPRLMSALVEEAVSVGDLVRLLRFSHGDANLVELTLPPESALAGTQVSAVAWPEDTSLVTIIRGTRVLTPSQEETLEAGDELLFVAAQAREEQLEDLLSVRKEA; from the coding sequence ATGCGTGTGGCTATTGCCGGGGCCGGCGCGGTGGGCCGTTCCATCGCGGGCGAGCTCCTGGAGAACGGGCACGAGGTGCTCCTCGTCGACAAGGCGCCCACCGCCATCTCGGTGGAGCGGGTGCCGCTCGCCGAGTGGCTGCTCGCCGACGCCTGCGAGATCACCTCGCTGGACGAGGCCGCGCTCCAGCGCTGCAACGTGGTCATCGCGGCCACCGGTGACGACAAGGTGAACCTGGTCGTCTCGCTGCTCGCGAAGACCGAGTACGGGGTGCCGAGGGTGGTGGCCCGGGTCAACAACCCGAAGAACGAGTGGCTGTTCAACGAGTCGTGGGGCGTGGACGTCGCCGTCTCGACGCCGCGTCTGATGTCGGCGCTCGTCGAGGAGGCGGTGAGCGTCGGCGACCTCGTTCGGCTGCTGCGCTTCAGCCACGGCGACGCCAACCTGGTCGAGCTGACGCTGCCGCCGGAGTCGGCGCTCGCGGGCACGCAGGTCAGCGCCGTGGCGTGGCCGGAGGACACCTCGCTGGTCACGATCATCCGGGGCACGCGGGTACTCACGCCGAGCCAGGAGGAGACCCTGGAGGCGGGCGACGAGCTCCTGTTCGTGGCCGCGCAGGCCCGTGAGGAGCAGCTGGAGGACCTGCTGTCGGTCCGCAAGGAAGCCTGA
- a CDS encoding DUF3159 domain-containing protein — protein sequence MTSVDKPTTTPTHTPPAADAKAVTEAALFEAFGGVRGMVETVLPGLLFVTIFTVNKDLHTSAIAALVVSLLLVVVRLVRRDTMKHAFSGVFGVAFGVVFAMMTGNAKDFYLPGMLYTLGLALAYIVTTVCGVPLIGLILGPVFKENLSWRTRNPGRKTAYAKASWAWGLILLAKCAILFPLYWWANTSQLGWVLIALKIPPFLLAVWLTWVFLAKAPAPIDVFAEMEAEEAAEKARKAAARGQAGAQ from the coding sequence GTGACGTCAGTCGACAAGCCGACCACCACCCCCACGCACACCCCGCCCGCCGCTGACGCGAAGGCCGTGACCGAGGCCGCGCTCTTCGAGGCGTTCGGCGGAGTGCGCGGCATGGTCGAGACGGTCCTCCCCGGGCTGCTCTTCGTCACGATCTTCACGGTCAACAAGGACCTGCACACCTCGGCGATCGCGGCCCTCGTGGTGTCGCTGCTGCTCGTCGTGGTCCGCCTGGTGCGCAGGGACACCATGAAGCACGCCTTCAGCGGCGTCTTCGGAGTGGCCTTCGGCGTGGTCTTCGCGATGATGACCGGCAACGCCAAGGACTTCTACCTGCCGGGCATGCTCTACACCCTGGGCCTGGCGCTCGCGTACATCGTGACCACCGTGTGCGGCGTACCGCTGATCGGCCTGATCCTCGGCCCGGTCTTCAAGGAGAACCTGTCCTGGCGCACCCGCAACCCGGGCCGCAAGACGGCGTACGCGAAGGCCAGTTGGGCCTGGGGGCTCATCCTGCTCGCCAAGTGCGCGATCCTCTTCCCGCTGTACTGGTGGGCCAACACCTCCCAGCTCGGCTGGGTGCTCATCGCCCTGAAGATCCCGCCGTTCCTCCTCGCGGTCTGGCTCACCTGGGTCTTCCTCGCGAAGGCCCCGGCGCCGATCGACGTCTTCGCGGAGATGGAGGCGGAGGAAGCGGCCGAGAAGGCCCGCAAGGCCGCGGCCCGCGGACAAGCCGGAGCGCAGTAA
- a CDS encoding OB-fold nucleic acid binding domain-containing protein, which translates to MSADLRTEKPAGRFRRMLDRLSTSQEDLHSAELQEDAQATGCTRISECSDRQIVKVTGTLRTVTLRPRAGVPALEAELFDGTAPLDVVWLGRRSIVGIEPGRKLIASGRISMSHGRRVLFNPKYELRPLGQE; encoded by the coding sequence ATGAGTGCTGACCTTCGTACCGAGAAGCCCGCGGGGCGCTTCCGCCGGATGCTCGACCGGCTGTCCACCTCGCAGGAGGACCTGCACTCCGCGGAACTGCAGGAGGACGCGCAGGCCACGGGGTGCACCCGCATCTCCGAGTGCAGTGACCGCCAGATAGTCAAAGTCACTGGTACCTTGCGGACGGTCACCCTGCGTCCGCGGGCGGGCGTGCCGGCGCTGGAGGCCGAGCTCTTCGACGGCACCGCCCCACTGGACGTGGTGTGGCTGGGACGGCGCTCGATCGTGGGCATCGAACCGGGCCGCAAGCTCATCGCTTCGGGCCGGATCTCGATGAGTCACGGCCGACGGGTGCTGTTCAACCCCAAATACGAACTCCGACCGCTCGGACAGGAGTAG
- a CDS encoding response regulator: MTRVLVVEDEPQIVRALVINLKARKYEVDAAPDGATALQLAAARHPDVVVLDLGLPDMDGVEVIKGLRGWTRVPILVLSARHTSDEKVEALDAGADDYVTKPFGMDELLARLRAAVRRAEPAGGADGADDVVVVETAGFTVDLAAKKVNRDGRDVRLTPTEWHLLEVLVRNTGRLVSQKQLLQEVWGPSYGTETNYLRVYMAQLRRKLELDPSHPRHFITEPGMGYRFER, encoded by the coding sequence ATGACCCGGGTGCTCGTGGTCGAGGACGAGCCGCAGATCGTGCGCGCGCTCGTGATCAACCTCAAGGCACGCAAGTACGAGGTGGACGCGGCCCCCGACGGCGCCACCGCCCTCCAGCTCGCCGCCGCCCGCCACCCCGACGTGGTCGTGCTCGACCTCGGCCTGCCCGACATGGACGGCGTCGAGGTCATCAAGGGGCTGCGCGGCTGGACCCGGGTCCCGATCCTGGTGCTCTCCGCCCGCCACACCTCCGACGAGAAGGTCGAGGCGCTGGACGCCGGCGCCGACGACTACGTCACCAAGCCCTTCGGCATGGACGAGCTGCTCGCCCGGCTGCGCGCCGCCGTCCGCCGGGCCGAGCCGGCCGGCGGCGCGGACGGTGCCGACGACGTCGTGGTCGTCGAGACGGCGGGCTTCACCGTCGACCTGGCCGCCAAGAAGGTCAACCGGGACGGCCGCGACGTACGACTGACGCCGACCGAGTGGCACCTGCTCGAAGTCCTCGTGCGCAACACCGGCCGCCTGGTCAGCCAGAAGCAGCTGCTCCAGGAGGTCTGGGGGCCCTCCTACGGCACCGAGACCAACTACCTGCGGGTCTACATGGCCCAACTGCGCCGCAAGCTGGAGCTCGACCCCTCGCACCCGCGCCACTTCATCACCGAGCCGGGCATGGGATACCGCTTCGAACGCTGA